CCTGGCGGCCCTGCGCCGGGTGCCGCGCCACCTGTTCGTCGACCGCAGCCTGTGGGACCTGGCGTACGCCGACCGCCCGCTGCCCATCGGTTACGGGCAGACCATCTCCCAGCCGTACATCGTGGCCCTGATGACCGAGCGGGCGCAGGTGCGGCGCGGCGACCGGGTGCTGGAGGTCGGCACCGGCTCGGGCTACCAGGCGGCCATCCTGGCGGAACTGACCGACCAGGTCTACACCATCGAGATCATCGACGCCCTGGCGCAGCAGGCGCGCCAGCGCCTGCAGCGCCTGGGATATACGGCGGTCCGCACCCGCGTCGGGGACGGCTACTTCGGGTGGCCGGAGGCAGCCCCCTTTGACGCCATTCTGGTGACGGCCGCTCCCGACCACGTCCCCCCGCCTCTGGTCCAGCAGCTGAAAGACGGCGGCCGGCTGGTCATCCCCGTGGGGCCGCCGGGCCTGGTGCAGACACTGTGGCTGATCACCAAACGTGCCGACCGGCTGGAACAGGAGAATCTGGGGCCGGTGCTGTTCGTTCCCCTGGTCCGCCGCTGAGGGCTGCCTGGCCGGCCGGGGCCCTATCCCCTCCCGCGGGTCCCCGACGCCGTGGGGACGCTCGGGGAGGGAGAATCCAGCCGGGCGGCCAGCGCGCCGGCGATCAGGTACGCCAGCGCCCCGCCGGCCTGCACGGCCTCATAGCCCCACTGAAGCATCGCCACAGCGCTCCCCATGCTGGCCACCACCGACGCGAACCCGTTGACGCCCCACGCCCAGGGCACCAGCCCGGGCTGGCGGCGCAGCCGCGCGATCCCTGCAGCAAACGGGACACCCATCGGGACGCCCAAGGCAACGGCCACGGCGGCCGCCGTCCCCACCCTCCCCGCCCACGGTCCCTGCAGAGCCGCGCGCGTCAGGGGCCCCATCCCCCCGGCCGCGCCGGCCGCCAGCAGCGCCACCACGCCCACAACCACCGGCAGACGTCCCCCGACGCGGGTGGAGGCCAGGCTTCCGATTCCCGAGGCGGCCAGCATCCCCGCCAGGACCACTGCCAGCGCGTAGGTGGGATGGCCGAGCAGCAGGATGACCTGGTGCAGCAGCGGGATCTCCACCGCCAGGTATCCCACTCCCAGCGCCAGAAAGTAGGTCAGGGTCGCGGATGCTCCGGGCGGCACCGGGCCCAGCCGCCGCAGGGGAATGAGGATCATCCCCGCTGACAACAATACGGCCACGGCCAGCGCGGCCACCAGCACCAGGTAACCGCTGCCGCCGAAGGGCTGCCAGGTGCGGCCCAGGGCGGCCAGCACCTCGGCTGTCTGGCGCCAGCGGAAAAAGTGGAAGAAGAACGGACGGCCGTCGCGGACCGGGCGGATGTCGAAAGCGCTGCGGGCATAGGCCTCCTGCCGGGTGCGGGGGTCCAGAAGGGCCAGAAACGCCTCCCGGTAGACGTCCCGGCCCAGCACGTGATACCGGTTGGCCTCCGCCGGGCCGGCGCCCGGCGCGTAGGGCAGGTCAAAGCGGCGCGCCCGGGCGAAGGCCAGCAGCCGGGCGGCGTCCCGGGGGGTCCACGGGCTCCGGCTGACCACCACGGTCAGGGTGTTCAGCGAGCGCAGCGCGGCCAGGTGGTCGGAGGGACGCAGCCCCAGCCGCTCCAGGGCGGCGACGGCGGTCGCCCACAGGCGCGTCTCCTCGCTGGGGGGCTGCTGCACCCACCGGGTGGCCACCAGCAGGCCCTCCGGACGCAGGGCCTGGATCCACTCGACGAAGGCCTCCACCGTGTAGGCGTAGGTCTCGGCCAGCGAGAACGTGCCCGCGGCCACCACCTGAAAGCTTTCCCGCAGGGGCAGGATGATGACGTCAAAACGGTCCCCGCTGCGGCGAAGGTACGCGCGGGCGTCCTCACCCACCATCTCCGCCGCCCCATACACGTCGGGCGCCACCGCCCGCGCGATGTCCCGCACGGCCGGGTCGGGGTCGGCCACCACCAGGCGCGCTTCCCGGCGGACTGCCAGCGCGGCCTCCGGACCTCCGGCGGAGACGACCAGCACCCGGCGGGCGGACGGATCGCGCAGCGCAAACGCCACCGCCTGGGGCAGGAAGTCCGCATAGGCGGCGTCGGAGGCTGCCACCAGGGGCCGGGGCTGGTCGCCGTCGATCAGAAGCGCGGGAGAGGGCGGCACCGGTCCCGTGTAGGTCGTGCTGAGACCGGCGGCAGGATGGAACGCGCTGCTGCGGACAACGTCCAGGCGTCCCAGTGGTGTCCAGCGGGTGACGATCACCCGGGCGTCGGGAAACTGCCGGTAGACGCTGAGGGCCTTATAGGGTGACAGGCGCAGGGGCAGATCCACCCCCACCGCCACAGCCATCAGAGCCGCCGCGGCGATGCCGATCCCCGCTCGCCATCCCGGTCTGGCGCGCAGCAGGACCGCGGCCGCCGCGCTGGCCACGGCGGCACACGCCAGCACCACGTTGGGGGCGGGCAGCACCCACAGGAGGCCCACGGCTCCCAGCGCGCCGGCCGCCGAGCCCAGCAGGGAGGCGGCGTAGATGCGGCCGGCCCGCCCGGGGCGCTGGGCGAGGGCGGCGCCCACCGCCAGCCCCGCGCACAGGAAGGGCAGGACCAGCAGGCCCAGCTGGGCGGACAGGGAGACGGCCTGCACGGGCTCCAGCGCCATGCGGTAGGGGTCGAACGGAATCAGGACCAGACCCAGGTACGCCACCACCGCCGCCGCGGCGGCACCCGCACAGGCCTCGGCCGTCCGGCCGGCGAGGGAGGGCGCCACGGCCAGCGCGGTGCCACTCGCGCCAAACCCCAGCAGGCCGATGCCCACGGCGACGACGGCAAAGTGGTGCCAGTACACCAGGGAGAACAGACGGGTGTAGGTCACCTCCAGCGCCAGGGCGGCGGCGGAGACGAGGGCCACGCCGGCGGGCAGGGTCCAGCTCGTCAGCCGGGTGTCCACGGGGCTGTCACCGATCCGCGGGCTTTCGGGCTACAGGTCCCAGTTCGACGCCGGCACCACGTCCACCACCCGCACGTCCACCAGGACCAGGGCGCGCCCGGCGACGGCCAGCACGCGCCGCCCGTTGGGAGGGACGGCCACCGTCAGGCGTTGCAGAAGCGCCAGGTGCGGGTGGACGGCCACCACCGTGGCCTCGGCGATCACCAGGGCCACCGGCAGCCGGCCGGTGTCGCTGGTCAGCACCAGCTCGCCGGGGGCGACCTGCCCCGATACCCGCACGCGCGC
This sequence is a window from Armatimonadota bacterium. Protein-coding genes within it:
- a CDS encoding protein-L-isoaspartate(D-aspartate) O-methyltransferase encodes the protein MVREQIEARGIRDPRVLAALRRVPRHLFVDRSLWDLAYADRPLPIGYGQTISQPYIVALMTERAQVRRGDRVLEVGTGSGYQAAILAELTDQVYTIEIIDALAQQARQRLQRLGYTAVRTRVGDGYFGWPEAAPFDAILVTAAPDHVPPPLVQQLKDGGRLVIPVGPPGLVQTLWLITKRADRLEQENLGPVLFVPLVRR